One stretch of Kwoniella pini CBS 10737 chromosome 3, complete sequence DNA includes these proteins:
- a CDS encoding fumarate hydratase, mitochondrial yields MLNRIAVRSANSLTRRQIATVLSSRTFVTSSSIMAEQKFRQEKDTFGPLQVPADRYWGAQTQRSLINFDIGGPTERMPPPLIKAFGVLKKAAAHVNQTYGLPAEIAENISKAADEVISGKLIDEFPLVVFQTGSGTQTNMNVNEVISNRAIELMGGELGSKKPVHPNDHVNMSQSSNDTFPTAMHVAAVVEINENLVPALKELHDALEEKKKSFDHIIKIGRTHLQDATPLTLGQEFSGYVAQVAKGIERVEGTLKNLSQLAQGGTAVGTGLNTKKGFDEKVAAEISKITGHKFVTAPNKFEALAAHDAIVEASGALNTVAVSLMKIANDIRYLGSGPRCGLGELELPENEPGSSIMPGKVNPTQCEALTMVAAQVIGNNTTISVAGSYGQFELNVFKPVLIKNLLQSIRLLADGSRSFTKNCVVGIKANEEKIKKIMNESLMLATCLNSVLGYDDVAAIAKNAHKKGITLKESTLESGKLTSEQFDAKVRPELMLGPDEV; encoded by the exons ATGTTGAATCGCATTGCTGTCAGATCGGCTAACAGC CTCACCAGAAGACAAATTGCTACTGTACTATCCTCGAGAACATTCGtcacttcatcatccataATGGCAGAACAAAAGTTCAGACAAGAGAAGGATACTTTCGGTCCTTTACAGGTACCAGCTGATAGATATTGGGGAGCTCAAACTCAACGAAGTTTGATCAACTTCGATATCG GTGGACCAACCGAACGAATGCCCCCTCCTCTCATCAAAGCCTTCGGTGTTCTCAAAAAGGCAGCTGCTCACGTCAACCAAACATACGGTCTTCCAGCTGAGATTGCTGAAAACATCTCCAAAGCAGCAGATGAGGTTATTTCTGGTAAACTCATCGACGAATTCCCTCTGGTGGTCTTCCAGACTGGATCTGGTACACAAACTAACATGAACGTCAACGAAGTTATTTCTAATAGAGCTATTGAGTTGATGGGTGGTGAATTGGGTAGCAAGAAACCTGTCCACCCTAATGATCATGTCAACATGTCtcaatcttcaaatgatac CTTCCCCACTGCTATGCACGTCGCTGCTGTTGTAGAGATTAACGAGAACCTTGTCCCAGCTCTCAAAGAACTTCATGATGCtcttgaagaaaagaagaagtcatTTGACCATATCATCAAGATTGGTAGAACCCACTTGCAAGATGCTACTCCTTTGACTCTCGGTCAGGAGTTCAGTGGATATGTTGCTCAAGTAGCCAAAGGTATTGAGAGAGTTGAAGGTACTCTTAAAAATCTGAGTCAACTGGCTCAAGGTGGTACCGCTGTCGGAACT GGTCTTAACACCAAGAAAGGTTTCGATGAGAAAGTTGCTGCTGAGATTTCCAAGATTACCGGTCACAAATTCGTCACTGCACCTAACAAG TTCGAGGCTCTCGCTGCTCACGATGCTATCGTAGAAGCTTCCGGTGCCCTCAACACCGTAGCTGTCTCGCTTATGAAAATCGCAAACGATATTAGATACCTCGGTTCTGGTCCTCGATGTGGTCTTGGTGAATTGGAATTACCAGAGAATGAACCtggatcatcaatcatGCCTGGAAA AGTCAACCCAACACAATGTGAAGCCCTTACCATGGTCGCTGCCCAAGTTATCGGTAACAACACTACAATCTCCGTAGCTGGTTCATACGGTCAATTCGAACTTAACGTTTTCAAACCTGTTCTCATTAAGAACTTGTTACAATCCATCCGGCTTTTAGCTGATGGATCAAGATCATTCACCAAAAACTGTGTTGTCGGTATCAAGGCCAACGAAGAGAAGATTAAGAAGATCATGAATGAGTCTTTGATGCT TGCTACTTGTTTGAACTCTGTTCTTGGTTACGATG ACGTCGCCGCTATCGCCAAGAATGCACACAAGAAGGGTATCAC TCTTAAAGAGTCAACTCTCGAATCTGGTAAACTCACTTCTGAGCAATTCGACGCCAAGGTCAGACCTGAAC TCATGTTGGGACCCGATGAAGTATAA